A segment of the Agarivorans albus genome:
TGCATAAGCTAAGCACAACACTACGGTAACCATGGCTGCATACATAGCCACAGACATGAAAATCGCACTGTCGCTGGTTAATGAAAAGCTATTTGCTCCCACCTTCCAACCAATGTGTACGGTAGAAAAGTAACCACAAATGGCAGGAATAAGTGCCATAAGTAATAAGTGCGACAAGCTCGCTCCGATCCCTTCGTGGTGCTTGTCAATGTCTTGCCATTCTTCTTTTGTATGTGAAGCTAGTCCCCAAACATGACTAAATAACATAGGCGCGTCCTCGCTAAAATTAACATTAATGCAACATTAATGATTAAGTTATGCGCGATGTCTATGAAATCGTCAAGTAGTTTATTAATTAAACGATTCTGCTGAGAATTTGGGTAAGAGTAGAGTATTCAAGTGCTTGGCTTGGTTTATTAACAATTTACCTAAGCAAAGTGCTAGTACTTAATGTTTAAATTATTGACCAAGCTCAAGCTTCTGTAGCTGACCTTTAGCGCTAAGTTCTAATCCGTTTCGATCAATTTTTAATACACTCATTTGTTGGTACCAATCTCCAAGTACTACCCGATACTTGATTGTATTATTGGTTTGCTCAATAGAGTGGATATCTGGTCGGTGGGTATGACCGTGGATCATGTAGTCGATAGCCTGACCTTCAAAGCGTTGTTCAACGGCTTGTTGGTTAACATCCATAATGCCAAGCGATTTGCTGGTGTTGGCTTGTTTACTTTTACTGCGGATTTTGTTGGCAATTTTTTGCCGAACAAATAGAGGCAGCAATAAAAATAAGCGCCTAAGCCAAAGCTTTTGAGTTACCTCGCGGTACTCTTGATAACCTACATCGTCAGTGCATAAGGTATCGCCATGCAAAATTAAGACTTTATGACCGTAAAGATCTACCAATGTTTCTTCTTCAAGCAAGGTCATGCCGCAGCATTGTGCGTAAGCTTTGCCTACCATAAAGTCTCGGTTACCATGAATAAAGTAACTTGGCACACCTTTATCAGACAAAGCTTTTAACGCTTGTTCTACTTGCTTGGCCACCGGTGTTTTATCGTCATCACCAATCCAAAACTCGAATAAGTCGCCCAAAATGTAGAGGGCTTCGGCCTTAGGGGCTTGTTGCTGCAAAAAGTCGAGAAAGGCCTGAATAATGTCAGGCCGATCTTCACTTAGATGTAAATCTGAAATGAAATAGGTGTGCACGTAAGCTTATTCCGCAACACTTACAGAAGTGATTAGTACTTCTTCTAAAGGAACGTCTGAGTGAACATAACCAAAGTTACCAGTGTCTACGCCTTTGATTTTGTTAACTACATCCATGCCTTCAACGACTTCTCCAAATACGCAGTAACCCCATCCTTCGGTGGTCTCTGCTTTAAAGTCTAGGAAGGTGTTGTCATTCACGTTGATGAAAAACTGGGCAGAAGCTGAGTGAGGATCCATGGTGCGAGCCATTGCCAAGGTGCCAGTTTTGTTAGATAAACCGTTGTTCGCCTCGTTTTTAATTGGCGCTTTGGTTTCTTTCTCTTCCATGCCAGATGCAAAGCCACCGCCTTGAACCATAAAGCCATCGATTACGCGGTGGAAGATAGTGTCGTTGTAAAATCCATCTTTTGCATAAGCAATGAAGTTAGCAGCTGTTTCAGGCGCTTCAGCGGTGTTTAGTTTAACCACGATGTCGCCAAAATTTGTATGTAAAGTAACCATTGTTTCACCCTTTTTTGGTAAGTGCACCGATTCTAAACTTTCCCATGTCTACTGACTAGTCACAGCGCTTAATTCGGCTGTTTTTCCTCAGGCGCAGTGTTAGAATAGCCAACCTTAGCAATAGTCAGTAAATGGAACAGGAAACCAATTTGATGTT
Coding sequences within it:
- a CDS encoding UDP-2,3-diacylglucosamine diphosphatase, whose translation is MHTYFISDLHLSEDRPDIIQAFLDFLQQQAPKAEALYILGDLFEFWIGDDDKTPVAKQVEQALKALSDKGVPSYFIHGNRDFMVGKAYAQCCGMTLLEEETLVDLYGHKVLILHGDTLCTDDVGYQEYREVTQKLWLRRLFLLLPLFVRQKIANKIRSKSKQANTSKSLGIMDVNQQAVEQRFEGQAIDYMIHGHTHRPDIHSIEQTNNTIKYRVVLGDWYQQMSVLKIDRNGLELSAKGQLQKLELGQ
- a CDS encoding peptidylprolyl isomerase, yielding MVTLHTNFGDIVVKLNTAEAPETAANFIAYAKDGFYNDTIFHRVIDGFMVQGGGFASGMEEKETKAPIKNEANNGLSNKTGTLAMARTMDPHSASAQFFINVNDNTFLDFKAETTEGWGYCVFGEVVEGMDVVNKIKGVDTGNFGYVHSDVPLEEVLITSVSVAE